A DNA window from Ipomoea triloba cultivar NCNSP0323 chromosome 10, ASM357664v1 contains the following coding sequences:
- the LOC116032653 gene encoding putative UPF0481 protein At3g02645, giving the protein MTSYQSKTTTTSDFDEKGWVGHINRTLREELQEELEFSVLVFTVPKSLMACDPDSYVPQQVSMGPYHFLNHDVLEMEKYKIDAAKIFQKQIKSPLITFDHLVDQIKAVESKLRVSYDKPLKLGCDTLALMLAIDTAFLLEFLKIYAVKEGRLVGAAISSKMSHLVDLQGKKSSHNALLRDFLMLENQIPLFILRTMLQSQFSSPEVSDETLLAMLMGLSKDVSPFKTSKIAIKTYQLDGFAHLLDYLFRAIVPEMEGEHAGGEEIIIQQEEDEDDKAATFEHSSHVKEAFGKVWGMIRKVNVFKKLTSSRSIKALTKMPLDLVSKVPGVDKLKDTVEKLFFSGEEKDEENPDDSNPDSDKAPLIEEITIPSVTQLARAGINFVPSNNGISSLSFDSKTATLSLPVVCLDINSEVVLRNLVAYEACRAKGPLVLARYTEFMNGIVDTEEDAMVLISKGVIVSQLKSQAEVAGLWNGMDRSVRLTKVQFLDEVIEEVNEYYSQRWKVKAIKFARAYIFGSWKFLTFMATIMLLSMVALQAFCSVYTCSRWFTDIVLEDEAGKN; this is encoded by the coding sequence ATCGAAAACCACAACAACTTCAGATTTCGACGAGAAAGGATGGGTCGGCCATATCAACCGGACCCTCCGTGAAGAGCTCCAAGAAGAGCTGGAATTCAGCGTCCTCGTCTTCACCGTCCCCAAATCTCTAATGGCGTGCGACCCCGACTCCTACGTCCCGCAGCAAGTCTCCATGGGGCCTTACCACTTCCTAAACCACGACGTTCTCGAGATGGAGAAGTACAAAATCGACGCCGCGAAGATCTTCCAGAAACAGATAAAATCGCCCCTCATCACCTTCGACCACCTCGTCGACCAAATCAAAGCCGTCGAGTCCAAGCTCAGGGTTTCCTACGACAAGCCCCTGAAGCTTGGGTGCGATACTTTAGCCTTGATGCTGGCCATAGACACCGCGTTCTTGCTCGAGTTCCTTAAGATTTACGCCGTCAAAGAAGGCCGCCTTGTCGGCGCCGCCATTTCTTCGAAGATGTCCCATTTGGTCGATCTCCAAGGGAAGAAATCGTCCCATAACGCTCTGCTCCGAGACTTTTTAATGCTGGAGAATCAAATCCCACTTTTCATCCTCAGAACAATGTTGCAGTCGCAATTCTCCTCCCCGGAGGTCTCCGACGAAACGCTCCTCGCCATGCTAATGGGGCTCTCCAAAGACGTTTCGCCCTTCAAGACATCCAAAATCGCCATCAAAACGTACCAATTGGATGGTTTTGCCCATTTGCTCGACTATTTGTTCCGAGCAATCGTGCCGGAGATGGAGGGAGAGCACGCCGGCGGCGAGGAAATAATAATACAGCAAGAAGAAGACGAGGACGACAAAGCCGCAACTTTCGAGCATTCAAGCCATGTCAAGGAAGCCTTTGGGAAGGTTTGGGGGATGATTCGAAAAGTAAACGTTTTCAAGAAACTAACATCTTCTCGCTCAATTAAAGCCTTGACGAAAATGCCCTTGGACCTCGTCTCCAAGGTTCCAGGGGTGGACAAGCTCAAAGACACAGTCGAAAAGCTCTTCTTTTCCGGGGAAGAAAAAGACGAAGAAAACCCAGACGATTCCAATCCCGATTCCGACAAAGCCCCGTTAATAGAAGAAATCACAATCCCCTCAGTAACCCAGCTAGCCAGAGCGGGCATAAATTTCGTCCCATCTAACAACGGCATCTCCAGCCTCTCATTCGACTCAAAAACAGCAACGTTATCCCTCCCCGTAGTCTGTCTCGACATAAACTCCGAGGTTGTTCTGAGGAACCTAGTAGCCTACGAGGCCTGCCGGGCGAAAGGGCCGTTGGTTCTCGCCCGGTACACGGAGTTCATGAACGGGATTGTGGACACTGAAGAAGACGCGATGGTTCTGATAAGTAAAGGGGTTATTGTGAGCCAACTGAAGAGCCAAGCGGAAGTGGCGGGGTTGTGGAACGGGATGGATAGATCCGTGAGGTTAACGAAGGTGCAGTTCTTGGATGAGGTGATTGAGGAAGTGAATGAGTATTATAGTCAGAGGTGGAAAGTGAAGGCCATCAAATTCGCGAGGGCGTATATATTTGGTTCCTGGAAGTTTTTGACTTTCATGGCCACAATCATGCTTCTGTCCATGGTGGCATTGCAGGCGTTTTGCTCAGTGTATACTTGCAGCCGTTGGTTTACTGATATTGTTCTCGAGGATGAGGCCGGTAAAAATTGA